A portion of the Clostridium gelidum genome contains these proteins:
- a CDS encoding TatD family hydrolase gives MKEKFKIIDSHAHYDDDQFNEDREYVLKEIRENGVIGVLNCAASYDSLKTTDKLTKDHDFILGALGIHPENANEMKEDTLDEIKAYIKDNDKIVAIGEIGLDYYWEENPPKDVQKEVFRRQMNLARELSFPVVIHDRDAHKDTLEIMNEFPEVTGTVHCFSGSVEFAKECIELGYYIGFTGVVTFKNAKKLVEVAREIPLERILVETDCPYMAPEPNRGKRNKSDYIEYIITKIAEIKEIDPYKANLSFNENFNRLIKKVK, from the coding sequence ATGAAAGAGAAATTTAAAATAATAGATAGTCATGCTCATTATGATGATGATCAGTTTAATGAAGATAGGGAATACGTGTTAAAGGAAATTAGAGAAAATGGAGTTATTGGAGTATTAAACTGTGCAGCGTCATATGATAGTTTGAAAACCACAGATAAATTGACTAAAGACCATGATTTTATATTGGGAGCCCTAGGAATACATCCGGAGAATGCTAATGAAATGAAGGAAGATACCTTAGATGAGATTAAAGCGTATATTAAAGATAATGATAAAATAGTAGCAATAGGAGAGATTGGTTTAGATTATTATTGGGAGGAGAATCCACCTAAGGATGTTCAAAAAGAAGTATTTAGAAGGCAAATGAATTTGGCAAGAGAATTAAGTTTTCCAGTTGTTATTCACGATAGAGATGCACATAAGGATACACTAGAGATAATGAATGAGTTTCCGGAGGTTACTGGTACTGTTCATTGTTTTTCAGGAAGTGTGGAATTTGCAAAGGAATGTATAGAGCTAGGATACTACATAGGATTTACAGGTGTTGTTACTTTTAAAAATGCAAAAAAACTTGTTGAAGTAGCTAGGGAAATACCACTAGAAAGAATTCTTGTTGAAACCGATTGTCCGTATATGGCGCCAGAGCCAAATCGAGGAAAAAGGAATAAATCGGACTATATTGAATATATAATAACTAAAATTGCAGAGATAAAGGAAATTGATCCATACAAGGCAAATTTAAGCTTTAATGAGAATTTTAATAGGTTGATAAAAAAGGTAAAATAA
- the fsa gene encoding fructose-6-phosphate aldolase, with protein MRFFLDTANIEHIKEANEMGVICGVTTNPSLIAKEGRDFNEVIKEITEIVDGPISGEVISEDAQGMIKEGREIAKIHKNMIVKIPMTAEGLKATKVLSKEGIKTNVTLIFSVTQALLAANSGATYVSPFLGRIDDISMDGMELVRNIADIFAIHGIETEIIAASVRNPIHVIQVAQAGANISTIPYSLVLQMIKHPLTDQGLEKFKADWAAAFGK; from the coding sequence ATGAGATTTTTTTTAGACACAGCAAACATAGAACATATTAAAGAAGCAAATGAAATGGGAGTAATATGTGGTGTAACTACAAACCCATCACTAATTGCAAAAGAAGGTAGAGACTTTAATGAAGTTATAAAGGAAATAACAGAAATAGTAGATGGACCAATAAGTGGAGAAGTTATAAGTGAAGATGCACAAGGAATGATTAAAGAAGGAAGAGAAATTGCTAAAATTCACAAAAATATGATTGTAAAGATTCCAATGACAGCAGAAGGACTTAAGGCTACTAAAGTTTTATCTAAAGAAGGAATAAAAACAAATGTAACTTTAATATTCTCAGTAACACAAGCATTACTTGCAGCAAATTCAGGAGCAACATATGTAAGTCCATTTTTAGGAAGAATAGATGATATATCAATGGATGGAATGGAACTAGTTAGAAATATCGCAGATATATTTGCAATTCACGGAATAGAAACAGAAATAATTGCAGCTAGCGTAAGAAATCCAATTCATGTTATTCAAGTGGCACAAGCTGGAGCAAATATTTCAACAATTCCTTATAGCTTAGTATTACAAATGATAAAACATCCATTAACAGATCAAGGACTTGAAAAATTCAAAGCAGATTGGGCTGCAGCTTTCGGTAAATAA
- the rnmV gene encoding ribonuclease M5, with protein sequence MIKEVIVVEGRDDVDAVKKAIDAEIISVGGFGINAKVISRIQEAQKRKGVIVLTDPDFAGEKIRRIISKRVKGIKHAYIAKEDGLKNGDIGVENACPEVILKALEMAKITQVEKQEFFTIQDMFYFKLTGDDTSKIRRRMLGKILGIGYGNATQMISRLNNYGITKEEFASAIKEIEKQLEVGKK encoded by the coding sequence TTGATAAAAGAAGTAATCGTTGTTGAAGGTAGAGACGATGTTGATGCTGTAAAGAAGGCAATAGATGCAGAAATAATATCTGTTGGAGGATTTGGAATAAATGCAAAGGTAATTTCAAGAATACAAGAAGCTCAAAAAAGAAAAGGAGTAATTGTTTTGACTGATCCAGATTTTGCGGGAGAGAAGATAAGAAGAATAATATCTAAGAGAGTTAAGGGGATAAAGCATGCATATATTGCAAAAGAAGATGGACTTAAAAATGGAGACATCGGAGTTGAAAATGCTTGTCCAGAGGTTATTTTAAAAGCGCTTGAAATGGCTAAGATAACACAGGTAGAAAAGCAAGAATTTTTTACTATACAAGATATGTTCTATTTTAAGCTTACGGGAGATGACACATCAAAGATTAGAAGACGTATGCTCGGTAAAATATTGGGCATAGGATATGGTAATGCAACTCAAATGATTTCGAGATTAAATAATTATGGAATAACAAAGGAAGAATTTGCGAGTGCTATAAAAGAAATAGAAAAACAATTGGAAGTGGGTAAGAAGTAA
- a CDS encoding ferredoxin has translation MKPKVDKDTCIACGLCPSICPECFDMEDDGKAGAIVDEVPNGSEDSAKEAEESCPVDAIEIEE, from the coding sequence ATGAAACCAAAAGTAGATAAAGACACTTGCATAGCATGTGGATTATGTCCATCAATATGTCCAGAATGTTTTGACATGGAGGATGATGGAAAAGCAGGAGCAATAGTTGATGAAGTTCCAAATGGTTCTGAAGATTCGGCAAAAGAAGCAGAAGAAAGCTGCCCTGTAGATGCAATCGAAATAGAGGAATAG
- a CDS encoding LacI family DNA-binding transcriptional regulator — protein MKKITMKDIAEKVGVSKTTVSMVINNKDSSISEETKKKIYDIIEQTGYIPNNIARGLNTKKSGSIAIIIPDISNPFFSELSRAVEDIANKLGYNVILCNSDNDANKEKKYVELLISKLIDGIILIPGEESEASANILKLNEIPFVFVDRYIRGFEDYPGVYFDNKQGIKCGVEYLYGKGKRNIVFVSGPKKINVNKERIDGYKEIMTKYGIYNKSLIFESTFSLDGGIEVTNQIIDQCKSVDAIFYSNDIMAIGGMKTLKRREYKIPEDILVVGFDGIILSRMIEPELTTIQQPIYSMGQQACELIIDIIKGEPIDNKKIYFAPNIIVGGTA, from the coding sequence ATGAAGAAGATAACAATGAAAGATATTGCAGAAAAAGTAGGAGTGTCAAAAACTACAGTATCCATGGTTATTAATAATAAGGATAGTAGTATAAGTGAAGAGACTAAAAAAAAGATATACGATATTATAGAACAAACTGGATACATACCTAATAATATTGCTAGGGGTTTAAATACTAAAAAGTCTGGAAGCATTGCAATAATTATTCCAGATATATCAAATCCATTTTTCTCAGAGCTATCAAGAGCTGTGGAGGATATTGCAAATAAATTGGGATATAATGTAATCTTGTGTAATTCTGATAATGATGCAAATAAGGAAAAAAAATATGTAGAGCTTTTAATAAGCAAATTGATTGATGGTATAATTTTAATTCCAGGAGAAGAAAGTGAAGCTAGTGCTAACATATTAAAATTGAATGAAATACCATTTGTGTTTGTTGATAGATATATTAGAGGTTTTGAAGATTATCCAGGTGTTTACTTTGATAATAAACAAGGGATAAAATGTGGTGTAGAATACTTATATGGTAAAGGTAAGCGAAATATAGTATTTGTGTCTGGACCAAAAAAAATAAATGTAAATAAAGAAAGAATAGATGGGTATAAGGAGATTATGACTAAGTATGGAATCTATAATAAATCATTAATTTTTGAAAGTACATTTTCTTTAGATGGTGGTATTGAAGTAACTAATCAGATAATTGATCAATGTAAATCTGTTGATGCTATTTTTTATTCTAATGATATAATGGCTATAGGAGGGATGAAAACCCTCAAAAGAAGAGAATATAAAATTCCAGAAGATATTCTAGTAGTGGGATTTGATGGAATAATATTATCGAGAATGATTGAACCGGAACTTACAACAATTCAACAACCTATTTACAGTATGGGACAACAAGCCTGTGAATTAATAATAGATATTATAAAGGGAGAGCCAATAGATAATAAAAAAATATACTTTGCACCTAATATTATAGTTGGTGGAACAGCTTAG
- a CDS encoding ABC transporter permease, translating to MTNIKDNLLKYKSILALIILCIIVSVISPTFLQISNLRNLFTQISVNAVISLGMTFVILTGGIDLSVGSIVAISGAVSAVTIKNTGSISLGILAALFTGILVGFINGIIVSKGRIQAFIATLATQTVFRGVTYVFTGGNPISGLGDSFMKLTNSRILGIPVPVIITIIVFAICAYVLTQTRYGRYVYAVGGNEDSSRLSGINVNGVKNWVYIISGATAAIAGIIVTSRIGSAAPTAGSGYELDAIAAIVIGGTNLVGGEGTILGTLIGVLIIGVLNNGLNLMDVSAFYQTIVKGLVILLAVLIDKKKAN from the coding sequence ATGACTAATATAAAAGACAATTTATTAAAATATAAATCTATTTTAGCATTAATTATATTATGCATAATTGTTAGTGTAATTTCGCCAACATTTCTACAAATATCAAATTTAAGAAATTTATTTACTCAAATTTCTGTAAATGCAGTTATATCATTAGGAATGACTTTTGTAATACTTACAGGTGGAATAGATTTGTCTGTAGGATCAATTGTTGCAATATCAGGTGCAGTATCAGCTGTAACTATAAAAAATACAGGAAGTATATCACTAGGAATATTAGCAGCATTATTTACAGGGATTTTAGTAGGGTTTATCAATGGAATAATTGTTTCAAAAGGAAGAATCCAAGCATTTATAGCTACTTTGGCTACACAAACCGTATTTAGAGGAGTTACGTATGTATTTACTGGAGGTAATCCTATATCAGGTTTAGGTGATAGTTTTATGAAACTAACGAATAGTAGAATATTAGGAATACCTGTTCCAGTTATTATTACCATAATTGTATTTGCAATTTGTGCGTATGTTTTGACACAAACTAGATATGGAAGATATGTATATGCAGTAGGTGGAAATGAAGATTCATCAAGGCTTTCGGGTATAAATGTTAATGGTGTCAAAAACTGGGTGTACATTATATCAGGTGCTACAGCCGCAATAGCTGGAATTATTGTTACAAGTAGAATAGGATCAGCTGCACCAACAGCTGGTAGTGGATATGAATTAGATGCAATAGCAGCAATAGTTATTGGTGGTACAAATTTAGTTGGTGGAGAAGGAACAATACTTGGAACACTAATAGGTGTACTAATTATTGGAGTTTTAAATAATGGTTTAAATCTTATGGATGTTTCAGCCTTTTATCAAACTATAGTAAAAGGATTAGTAATACTACTAGCAGTTTTAATCGACAAGAAAAAGGCTAACTAA
- a CDS encoding prolipoprotein diacylglyceryl transferase, producing the protein MRIILFEIFGIQVKSYGLMIAIGIIVAATLFINKGKKKDFNEDSLLNLIIFAIIGGMLGGKGLFIITEFKNIIKDPSILLNFGYGFVIYGAIGGGALAMYLYCKKKKWNIIEMLDMTVPGLAIAQGFGRIGCFLAGCCYGAETTSAIGVEFPKNSLAPIGIHLYPTQIYSSVFDFLLGFLLLYYSKKERKTGKVVGLYLIIYSIGRFLVEFLRDDERGSVGIFSTSQFIAIFTLALGIIIFNNHKIFKGAKKNIEE; encoded by the coding sequence ATGAGAATAATATTATTTGAGATATTTGGTATACAGGTAAAGAGTTATGGATTAATGATTGCAATTGGTATAATTGTTGCAGCCACTTTATTTATAAATAAGGGAAAAAAGAAAGATTTTAATGAGGATTCATTATTAAATTTAATTATTTTTGCTATAATAGGCGGAATGCTTGGTGGAAAAGGATTATTTATAATAACTGAATTCAAGAATATTATAAAAGATCCAAGTATATTATTAAATTTTGGATATGGTTTTGTTATATATGGAGCTATAGGTGGTGGAGCCTTAGCTATGTACTTATATTGTAAAAAAAAGAAATGGAATATAATCGAAATGCTAGACATGACAGTGCCAGGCCTTGCAATAGCTCAAGGGTTTGGAAGAATTGGATGTTTCCTGGCAGGGTGCTGTTATGGGGCAGAAACTACATCAGCTATAGGAGTTGAGTTTCCTAAAAATTCTCTTGCACCAATAGGGATACATTTATATCCAACGCAAATTTATTCTTCTGTTTTTGATTTTTTATTAGGATTTTTGCTATTATATTATAGTAAAAAGGAAAGAAAGACTGGAAAAGTGGTGGGTTTGTATTTAATAATATATAGCATAGGAAGATTTTTAGTAGAATTTTTAAGAGATGATGAAAGAGGTAGTGTTGGAATTTTTTCTACATCACAATTTATTGCAATATTTACTTTAGCGCTGGGGATTATTATTTTCAATAATCACAAGATTTTTAAAGGAGCGAAGAAGAACATTGAAGAATAA
- a CDS encoding 3D domain-containing protein, giving the protein MVEKLGQFVKESFSNGPTKAKIIIGTIAMTVVVVTAVTIMSMRKTLVLSIDGKEETFVTYKGTVKDVLQERGVELASKDKVQPSLESKVSEKETIKLKTAIPVEIKSNGIKVQVQTAEDTIENMLVAEETTLKEQGIEFNKDVDEVLPSLDSKIEGGVSVQLVKVETKDLVEKQAINFDTIVEKDANLDISVQKVKSEGNNGEKEITYQIIYKDGVEVSRNVRSTKTILEPQNEIVVKGTGQVYASRGGDTINYKKKLNCTATAYSNHSNTATGRTPVRNKGGLSTIAVDPSVIPLGSKVYVDGYGYAIAADTGGAIRGDKVDIYLNSSSECNEWGRRSVNVLLVANPGEW; this is encoded by the coding sequence GTGGTAGAAAAATTGGGACAATTTGTTAAAGAAAGTTTTTCTAACGGTCCGACCAAGGCAAAAATTATAATTGGAACAATTGCAATGACAGTTGTAGTTGTTACAGCAGTGACAATAATGAGCATGAGAAAAACGCTCGTATTAAGTATAGACGGTAAAGAAGAGACTTTTGTCACGTACAAGGGGACTGTTAAAGATGTGTTGCAAGAAAGAGGCGTAGAACTAGCTTCTAAAGATAAAGTGCAACCATCATTGGAATCCAAAGTATCTGAGAAAGAAACTATTAAATTAAAGACAGCTATTCCAGTGGAAATTAAATCAAATGGGATAAAAGTACAAGTGCAAACAGCAGAAGATACTATTGAGAATATGCTAGTTGCAGAAGAAACTACATTAAAAGAACAAGGCATTGAATTTAACAAAGATGTAGATGAAGTATTACCTTCATTAGATTCTAAAATAGAGGGTGGCGTAAGTGTACAACTTGTTAAAGTAGAAACAAAAGACCTTGTTGAGAAACAAGCAATTAATTTCGATACAATAGTTGAAAAAGATGCAAATTTAGATATTAGTGTTCAAAAGGTTAAGAGTGAAGGAAATAATGGCGAGAAGGAAATTACCTATCAAATAATATATAAAGATGGAGTAGAGGTTTCTCGTAATGTAAGGAGCACTAAAACTATTTTAGAACCACAAAATGAAATAGTGGTAAAAGGAACTGGGCAAGTGTACGCAAGTAGAGGCGGAGATACCATAAATTATAAAAAGAAGCTTAATTGTACAGCAACAGCTTACAGTAATCATTCAAATACTGCTACAGGAAGAACACCTGTTAGAAATAAAGGCGGTTTGAGTACAATTGCGGTTGACCCATCTGTAATTCCATTAGGAAGTAAAGTTTATGTAGATGGATATGGATATGCAATTGCAGCTGACACAGGTGGTGCTATAAGGGGTGACAAGGTTGATATATACCTTAATTCATCAAGCGAATGTAATGAGTGGGGTAGAAGATCCGTTAATGTATTACTAGTTGCTAATCCAGGAGAATGGTAG
- the rbsB gene encoding ribose ABC transporter substrate-binding protein RbsB, with product MKKIFKLVSVAIIATMAMGVFVGCSSSSNSSSPSKKSDSKKIGMVVSTLNNPFFVTLKDGAEAKAKELGYELLVVDSQNDSSKELSNVQDLLQKGVSTIILNPVDSDAAQSSVSQANNEKIPVITVDRKSNGGDVICHIASDNVKGGEMAGNFIKEQLGGKGNIAELQGTTGASATRDRGTGFHNIVDADKNLKVVSSQPADFDRQKGLTVTENMLQSNPDIQAIFAQNDEMALGAVKALSTSGKKAVVVGFDGGDDAKKAVDSGELAATVAQQPDLMGSMAIENAKKILNGESVDKEIGADLKLYVKAK from the coding sequence ATGAAAAAAATATTTAAACTAGTATCAGTTGCAATTATAGCAACTATGGCAATGGGTGTGTTTGTAGGATGTAGCTCTAGCAGTAATAGTTCATCCCCAAGTAAAAAATCTGATTCTAAAAAAATAGGTATGGTTGTTTCAACTTTAAACAATCCTTTCTTTGTAACACTAAAAGATGGTGCTGAGGCTAAGGCTAAAGAATTAGGATACGAATTATTAGTTGTTGATTCACAAAATGATTCATCAAAAGAGCTTTCAAATGTTCAAGATTTATTACAAAAGGGAGTTAGTACTATAATACTTAATCCTGTTGACAGTGATGCAGCTCAAAGTTCAGTTAGTCAAGCGAATAATGAAAAAATTCCAGTAATAACTGTAGATAGAAAATCCAATGGTGGAGATGTAATTTGCCATATAGCATCAGATAATGTAAAAGGTGGAGAAATGGCAGGTAACTTTATAAAAGAACAACTTGGTGGTAAAGGCAATATAGCAGAACTTCAAGGAACAACAGGTGCTTCTGCAACACGTGATAGAGGAACAGGGTTCCATAATATAGTTGATGCAGACAAAAACTTAAAGGTTGTATCATCTCAACCAGCTGATTTTGATAGACAAAAAGGATTAACTGTAACTGAGAACATGCTACAATCAAATCCAGATATTCAAGCTATTTTTGCACAAAATGATGAGATGGCATTAGGTGCTGTTAAAGCATTAAGTACTTCAGGGAAAAAAGCTGTAGTTGTTGGATTTGATGGAGGTGATGATGCCAAAAAAGCTGTCGATTCAGGAGAACTGGCAGCAACAGTAGCACAACAACCAGATTTAATGGGAAGTATGGCTATAGAAAATGCTAAAAAGATATTAAATGGAGAAAGTGTAGATAAGGAAATTGGAGCTGACTTAAAATTATATGTAAAGGCTAAGTAA
- a CDS encoding Mrp/NBP35 family ATP-binding protein, whose amino-acid sequence MMSCESCKSKDTCQSKGEGCKEESLKLISRYGKIKNVIGVISGKGGVGKSTVTGIMATMLAKKGYKVGVLDADITGPSMPRFFGVNSKRATIIPLENDMVRFEPVETESGIKVISMNLLTAVEEEPVIWRGPVITGVLKQMFIETNWGELDYLLIDMPPGTGDIALTVMQEFPIDEIVIVSTPQDMVSMIVKKVVIMAQKIGVKIKGVVENMAYINCPDCDKRIRVFSRKSSEENAEYLGLPLIGELPIDIEFTEALEEGKAEEYIRENPLYSLIFEGLY is encoded by the coding sequence ATAATGAGTTGCGAAAGTTGTAAAAGTAAGGATACATGCCAATCTAAGGGTGAAGGCTGTAAAGAAGAAAGTTTGAAATTAATATCTAGATATGGAAAGATTAAAAATGTTATAGGTGTTATAAGCGGGAAAGGTGGTGTCGGTAAATCAACAGTCACTGGGATTATGGCAACTATGTTAGCTAAAAAAGGCTATAAAGTAGGAGTTTTAGATGCAGATATTACAGGACCATCGATGCCGAGGTTTTTTGGCGTTAATAGTAAAAGAGCAACTATAATTCCGTTAGAAAATGATATGGTAAGATTTGAACCTGTAGAAACAGAAAGTGGAATAAAGGTGATTTCTATGAACCTTTTAACTGCAGTTGAAGAAGAACCCGTTATATGGAGAGGCCCTGTAATTACAGGTGTATTAAAACAAATGTTTATAGAAACTAATTGGGGAGAACTTGACTATTTACTTATAGATATGCCACCAGGTACTGGAGATATAGCTTTAACTGTAATGCAAGAGTTTCCAATTGATGAAATAGTAATAGTTTCTACACCACAAGATATGGTATCGATGATTGTTAAGAAAGTTGTTATTATGGCTCAAAAAATAGGTGTAAAAATTAAAGGTGTAGTAGAAAATATGGCGTACATAAACTGCCCAGATTGTGATAAAAGAATAAGAGTATTTAGCAGGAAATCTTCAGAGGAAAATGCCGAATATCTAGGATTGCCTCTAATAGGAGAACTTCCAATTGATATTGAATTTACAGAAGCACTAGAAGAAGGCAAAGCTGAAGAATATATTAGAGAAAATCCATTATATTCATTAATATTTGAAGGGTTATATTAA
- the rsmA gene encoding 16S rRNA (adenine(1518)-N(6)/adenine(1519)-N(6))-dimethyltransferase RsmA translates to MDLKNIKTQELVNKYNFKFTKSLGQNFLVDDSVLDDIIDGAEVNNEDFIIEIGPGVGTLTAQLLMKAKKVTAIELDSDLIPILEKELGDHENFNLIHKDALKVDFNELIGEEKNVKLVANLPYYVTTPIILKLLKDGYKFKSLTIMIQKEVAERINSEPNCKEYGAISVLVQYYCNTSIIRRVAPTSFIPRPKVESIVIKLDRLDKPRVETKDVKFMFELVRAGFNMRRKTLWNATKALNVSKEKSEEAFKKSGIDPKRRAETLSVQEFATLADCIYDVKNND, encoded by the coding sequence ATGGATTTAAAGAATATAAAAACTCAAGAACTAGTTAACAAGTATAATTTTAAATTTACAAAAAGTCTTGGTCAAAATTTTTTAGTTGATGATTCAGTACTTGATGACATAATAGATGGAGCAGAAGTAAATAATGAAGATTTTATTATAGAAATTGGTCCGGGAGTAGGAACATTAACTGCTCAGCTTTTAATGAAAGCAAAAAAAGTAACTGCAATAGAACTTGATAGTGACTTAATTCCTATTCTGGAAAAGGAATTAGGGGATCATGAGAATTTCAATTTAATACATAAAGATGCACTTAAAGTAGATTTTAATGAACTTATTGGCGAAGAAAAAAATGTTAAGCTTGTAGCTAATCTTCCATATTACGTTACAACACCTATAATTCTTAAGCTTTTGAAGGATGGATATAAATTTAAGTCTTTAACTATCATGATACAAAAGGAAGTTGCAGAAAGAATTAATTCAGAACCAAATTGCAAGGAATATGGAGCAATATCTGTTTTAGTACAGTATTATTGTAATACTAGCATAATAAGAAGAGTAGCACCAACATCATTTATTCCAAGACCAAAGGTTGAATCTATAGTAATAAAATTAGATAGATTAGATAAGCCAAGAGTTGAAACTAAGGATGTAAAGTTTATGTTTGAATTAGTAAGGGCTGGATTTAATATGAGAAGAAAGACCTTATGGAATGCTACAAAGGCACTTAATGTAAGTAAGGAAAAATCAGAAGAAGCATTTAAAAAATCGGGAATAGACCCTAAGAGAAGAGCAGAAACTCTATCAGTACAAGAATTTGCAACGTTAGCAGATTGCATATATGATGTGAAAAACAACGATTAA